In a genomic window of Nostoc sp. UHCC 0870:
- a CDS encoding CAAD domain-containing protein — MQEPEFAQTQSKETTVPDINNQTGTITKLQPPVQSQEQWVKYGEQISEFLGTLPDYVGNFFNQYKQPLVSVGLILGSLVAVRVLLAVLDALNDIPLVAPTFELIGIGYSAWFVYRYLLKASTRQELNSEITTLKSQVVGHDGSES, encoded by the coding sequence ATGCAAGAACCGGAATTCGCTCAAACCCAATCCAAAGAGACAACAGTGCCAGATATCAACAACCAAACAGGAACTATTACTAAACTCCAACCTCCTGTACAGTCTCAAGAGCAATGGGTAAAATACGGAGAACAAATTTCTGAATTTCTAGGAACACTACCTGATTATGTAGGTAACTTTTTTAATCAATATAAGCAGCCCTTGGTAAGCGTAGGCTTAATTCTAGGATCATTGGTTGCAGTTAGGGTACTGTTGGCAGTATTAGATGCTTTGAATGATATTCCTTTGGTAGCACCAACTTTTGAGTTAATCGGTATTGGTTACTCTGCTTGGTTTGTTTACCGCTACTTACTAAAAGCTTCAACCAGACAAGAGTTAAACAGTGAAATTACAACTCTGAAGTCCCAAGTAGTTGGTCACGATGGTTCAGAAAGCTAA
- a CDS encoding homoserine dehydrogenase, whose translation MGVKLGILGLGTVGTGTVQLLQDAAGRHPLLQEIEIYRVGVRSLDKLRDVNLPAGIITTDLEAIVNDPDIDIVVEVMGGLEPARSLILQALKNGKHVVTANKAAISRFGAEIFTIANQAGLYVMLEAAVGGGIPIIQPLKQALSVNRLHTVTGIVNGTTNYILTRMQTEGIDFADVLADAQRLGYAEADPTADVDGLDAGDKIAILASLAFDGRIHLKDVYCEGIRQVSKTDIAYAEKLGFVIKLLAIATNHVNDNAQLSVRVHPTLVPKAHPLASINGVYNAILVEGEPIGQVMFFGPGAGAGATASAVTSDILNLVAALKSNTAAPNALLTCRHEDYCQIAPIADLVTRFYARFLTKDQSGVIGKLGTCFGDHGVSLESIVQTGFQGGLAEIVVVTHDVREGDFRQALAEIQSLAAVDSIPSILRVL comes from the coding sequence GTGGGTGTAAAGCTGGGAATTTTAGGATTAGGTACGGTAGGAACGGGGACTGTGCAGTTGCTACAAGATGCGGCTGGTCGTCACCCGTTGTTACAAGAGATTGAAATTTATCGAGTGGGAGTGCGATCGCTAGATAAACTTCGTGATGTTAATTTACCTGCGGGAATTATCACAACAGATTTAGAAGCAATTGTCAACGACCCGGACATCGATATTGTAGTCGAGGTGATGGGGGGATTAGAGCCGGCGCGATCGCTAATTCTCCAAGCCCTCAAGAACGGTAAGCACGTCGTCACTGCCAATAAAGCCGCTATTTCTCGCTTTGGGGCAGAAATTTTCACAATTGCTAATCAAGCTGGCTTATACGTCATGCTAGAGGCGGCTGTGGGTGGTGGTATTCCCATAATTCAACCCTTGAAGCAGGCTTTAAGTGTCAACCGGCTGCATACCGTGACTGGCATCGTTAACGGCACAACTAATTACATCCTTACCCGGATGCAAACCGAAGGCATTGACTTTGCTGATGTTTTGGCTGATGCCCAACGCTTGGGTTATGCGGAAGCTGACCCTACGGCTGATGTCGATGGCTTAGATGCAGGGGATAAAATCGCAATTTTGGCATCATTGGCTTTTGATGGCCGGATTCATTTAAAAGATGTGTATTGTGAAGGGATTCGGCAAGTTAGTAAAACCGATATTGCCTATGCCGAAAAATTGGGCTTTGTCATTAAATTACTAGCGATCGCTACAAATCACGTTAATGATAACGCCCAACTATCTGTCAGGGTACATCCAACGTTAGTACCCAAGGCACATCCGTTAGCAAGTATTAACGGTGTTTATAACGCCATTCTTGTAGAAGGAGAACCCATCGGTCAAGTAATGTTCTTTGGACCTGGCGCGGGTGCAGGTGCTACTGCTAGTGCCGTCACATCAGATATTTTAAATTTAGTGGCAGCACTAAAAAGCAATACCGCCGCACCAAATGCCCTCTTAACCTGTAGACATGAAGATTACTGCCAAATTGCCCCGATAGCAGACCTCGTAACTCGATTTTACGCCCGATTCCTCACCAAAGACCAATCCGGTGTCATTGGTAAACTCGGTACTTGCTTTGGTGATCATGGTGTGAGTTTAGAGTCAATTGTCCAAACAGGCTTTCAGGGAGGACTAGCGGAAATTGTAGTTGTTACCCACGATGTGAGGGAAGGTGATTTTCGCCAAGCCTTAGCCGAAATTCAGAGTTTGGCAGCAGTTGATAGCATTCCCAGCATCTTACGGGTGTTGTAG